Proteins from one Telopea speciosissima isolate NSW1024214 ecotype Mountain lineage chromosome 1, Tspe_v1, whole genome shotgun sequence genomic window:
- the LOC122664926 gene encoding uncharacterized protein LOC122664926: MKMLSDRPAGEGEEVTGGDGSTVMVGVKLDAESRELLTWALVKVAQTGDRVIALHVLNDSDVIDRDGKSCLLSLVKAFDSVLAVYEGFCNLKQVDLKLKICRGSSVRKVIVREAKVYGASKIIVGTARNHRTIGSPVSVAKYCARKLSKDCCVVAANNGKVLFTREASAVPSSGSREEDHGLRKNLFSVIQRSLSKHHSNRLLKDAPAAVVTNQETRRGSEAESPKAGSDCSVASSLRQICSICTQDTNCTQHTEDSNGDENKDNSLALVPLQALEGFSNSISLRIHKMPELRPGWPLLRQRFWPNRQSEERSSEKQISVVQWAMRLPSRSSVAVYPDCYQINSHQQGEACASKLDGESGAIVPVGTNATSPPPSPKNGSKNIPKELEGLHEKYSSTCRLFGYQELVSATSNFKTDNLVGKGGSSQVYRGHLPDGKELAVKILKPSEDVLKEFVLEIEIITTLNHNNIVSLFGFCFEDNNLLLVYDFFSRGSLEENLHGNIKDKSAFGWGERYKVALGVAEALEYLHTGSAQNVIHRDVKSSNILLSDDFEPQLSDFGLATWASTSSSHITCTDVAGTFGYLAPEYFMYGKVNDKIDVYAFGVVLLELLSGRKPICSDCPKGQESLVMWAKPILDGGKIIQLLDPSFGDSYDHDQMEQMVLAATLCIRRSPRSRPRMNLVLKLLQGDPEVTKWAKLQVKASEEFDTQDEEAFPHTNIQSHLNVALLDVEDDSLSVSSIEQNVSLEDYLQGRWSRSSSFD, encoded by the exons atgaaaatgttGAGTGATAGGCCGGCCGGCGAAGGTGAAGAAGTCACCGGCGGTGATGGTTCAACGGTTATGGTAGGGGTGAAGTTGGATGCAGAGAGCAGAGAGTTACTTACTTGGGCTCTCGTCAAAGTCGCTCAAACAGGCGATCGAGTTATTGCTCTTCATGTACTCAATGATTCAG ACGTCATTGATCGAGATGGGAAATCATGTCTTCTCTCGCTGGTCAAAGCGTTTGATTCTGTACTTGCTGTGTATGAAGGTTTCTGCAATTTGAAACAG GTGGATCTCAAACTTAAGATCTGCAGAGGGTCTTCAGTTCGGAAAGTTATAGTGCGGGAAGCGAAAGTTTATGGGGCTAGTAAAATCATTGTAGGGACGGCCAGGAACCACCGCACAATTGGGTCTCCTGTTTCTGTTGCAAAGTACTGTGCGAGGAAACTTTCGAAAGATTGTTGTGTTGTTGCTGCTAATAACGGTAAAGTTTTGTTTACGAGAGAAGCATCTGCAGTACCCTCCAGTGGCTCCCGAG AAGAGGATCATGGCCTGCGTAAGAATTTGTTCTCTGTGATTCAGCGCTCATTGAGTAAGCATCATAGTAATAGACTACTAAAGGACGCACCAGCAGCGGTTGTAACTAATCAGGAAACTCGTAGGGGTTCTGAGGCGGAATCACCAAAAGCGGGGTCGGATTGTTCAGTGGCTTCATCACTGAGGCAGATTTGTTCAATCTGTACGCAGGATACCAATTGTACCCAACATACAGAAGATTCTAATGGTGATGAGAATAAAGACAATTCTTTGGCTTTAGTGCCACTACAGGCTCTTGAAGGATTCTCAAATTCAATCTCACTAAGGATCCACAAAATGCCGGAGTTGAGACCTGGTTGGCCGCTCCTTCGCCAGAGATTTTGGCCAAATCGGCAATCAGAGGAGAGATCTTCTGAAAAGCAGATCTCTGTAGTCCAATGGGCAATGCGGCTACCTAGTAGGTCTTCAGTAGCAGTTTATCCTGATTGTTATCAAATAAACAGTCATCAGCAGGGTGAAGCTTGTGCCTCTAAATTGGATGGAGAGAGCGGCGCAATTGTTCCAGTAGGGACCAATGCgacttctcctcctccttcaccCAAGAATGGATCTAAGAACATCCCCAAAGAGTTGGAAGGTCTGCACGAGAAGTACTCATCCACATGTAGATTATTTGGGTACCAGGAACTTGTGTCGGCGACGTCTAACTTTAAGACTG ATAATTTGGTGGGAAAAGGAGGCAGTAGCCAGGTTTATAGAGGGCATCTTCCAGATGGGAAAGAACTGGCAGTAAAAATTTTGAAGCCATCAGAAGATGTGTTGAAAGAATTTGTGTTGGAAATTGAGATCATCACAACCTTAAATCACAATAACATAGTCTCCCTCTTTGGGTTCTGCTTTGAGGACAACAATCttctattggtttatgactttttTTCCAGGGGAAGCCTTGAAGAGAACCTTCACG GTAATATTAAGGACAAGTCGGCATTCGGGTGGGGAGAGAGGTACAAGGTAGCTCTGGGTGTCGCTGAAGCTCTGGAATACCTACACACTGGGAGTGCTCAAAATGTGATCCATCGGGACGTGAAATCATCGAATATCCTTCTCTCTGATGATTTTGAGCCACAG CTGTCGGATTTTGGACTTGCTACCTGGGCTTCAACCTCCTCATCTCACATAACATGCACAGATGTTGCAGGAACTTTTGG ATATTTGGCTCCTGAGTACTTCATGTATGGCAAAGTAAATGACAAGATTGATGTCTATGCCTTTGGTGTTGTACTCCTTGAGCTTCTTTCCGGAAGGAAGCCCATCTGCAGTGACTGTCCAAAGGGCCAAGAGAGCCTTGTTATGTGG GCAAAGCCAATTCTTGATGGTGGGAAAATCATCCAATTGTTAGATCCAAGCTTTGGAGATAGTTATGACCATGATCAGATGGAGCAGATGGTTTTAGCTGCTACCCTCTGTATCAGACGCTCACCTCGATCAAGACCTCGAATGAATCTT GTCTTGAAGCTCCTCCAAGGTGATCCTGAGGTAACCAAGTGGGCAAAGCTACAGGTTAAGGCTTCAGAGGAGTTTGATACACAGGATGAGGAAGCATTTCCCCACACTAATATCCAGTCACATCTTAATGTTGCATTGCTTGATGTGGAGGACGATTCATTGTCCGTAAGCAGCATTGAACAAAATGTATCGTTGGAGGATTACTTACAAGGGAGATGGAGCCGCTCATCGAGCTTCGACtaa
- the LOC122667123 gene encoding T-complex protein 1 subunit theta-like yields the protein MGFQMQPYGIQSMLKEGHKHFSGLDEAVLKNIDACKQLSNITRTSLGPNGMNKMVINHLDKLFITNDAATIVNELEIQHPAAKILVLAGKAQQEEIGDGANLTVSFAGELLQNAEELIRMGLHPSEIISGYTKAINQTVKILEELVEKGSETMDVRNKDQAVSRMKAAVASKQFGLEDILCPLVADACIQVCPKNPANFNVDNVRVAKLVGGGLHNSSVVRGMVLKTDAVGSIKRVEKAKIAVFVQGVDTSATETKGTVLIHSAEQLENYAKTEEAKIEELIKAVVDSGAKVIVSGGAVGDMALHFCERYKLMVLKISSKFELRRFCRTTGSVALLKLSQPSPDELGFADSISVEEIGGVRVTIVKNEEGGNSVSTVVLRGSTDSILDDLERAVDDGVNTYKAMCRDSRVVPGAAATEIELARKLKEFSFKEIGLDQYAIAKFAESFEMVPKTLAENAGLNAMEIISTLYAEHAAGNTKVGIGLEEGVCNDATAMNIWDLYVTKFFALKYAADAACTVLRVDQIIMSKPAGGPKRDPAAGMDED from the exons ATGGGGTTCCAAATGCAACCATATGGTATTCAATCGATGCTCAAAGAAGGGCACAAACATTTCTCCGGGCTCGACGAAGCAGTCCTCAAGAATATAGATGCCTGCAAGCAGCTTTCCAACATCACTCGAACTTCGCTCGGTCCTAATG GCATGAATAAGATGGTGATTAATCATTTAGACAAGCTATTTATTACAAATGATGCTGCAACTATTGTGAATGAGCTTGAGATTCAGCATCCGGCGGCCAAGATTTTAGTTCTAGCCGGAAAGGCTCAGCAGGAGGAAATTGGGGATGGAGCTAATTTGACGGTATCTTTTGCTGGGGAGCTTCTCCAAAATGCAGAGGAGCTTATCAGAATGGGTCTGCATCCTAGTGAAATCATCAGTGGATACACAAAGGCTATCAATCAG ACAGTTAAAATATTAGAGGAGTTGGTAGAGAAAGGTTCAGAAACAATGGATGTGCGTAATAAGGATCAAGCTGTTTCCCGGATGAAAGCTGCTGTTGCTAGCAAGCAATTTGGACTAGAAGATATTTTGTGCCCCTTAGTTGCTGAT GCATGCATCCAGGTGTGCCCCAAGAACCCAGCAAACTTTAATGTGGATAATGTCCGTGTAGCAAAGCTTGTTGGAGGAGGTCTGCATAATTCTTCTGTTGTTCGGGGTATGGTCCTGAAGACTGATGCTGTTGGTTCAATAAAGAGAGTGGAAAAAGCAAAG ATTGCTGTTTTTGTCCAAGGTGTTGATACATCTGCAACTGAAACAAAGGGTACTGTTCTAATTCATAGTGCTGAACAG CTGGAGAACTATGCAAAAACAGAGGAAGCAAAAATTGAGGAGCTTATAAAAGCAGTTGTAGATTCGGGGGCTAAAGTTATTGTCAGTGGAGGAGCTGTTGGAGATATGGCATTACATTTCTGTGAGCGCTACAA ACTCATGGTCTTAAAGATCAGCTCAAAGTTTGAATTAAGACGTTTTTGCCGTACAACCGGCTCTGTTGCACTC CTCAAGCTTAGCCAACCCAGCCCTGATGAGTTGGGATTTGCTGATTCTATTTCAGTGGAGGAAATTGGTGGTGTTCGG GTCACCATTGTGAAAAATGAAGAAGGTGGAAACTCGGTATCAACTGTAGTATTACGAGGAAGCACTGACAGTATATTAGACGATCTTGAGAGGGCAGTTGATGATGGTGTAAATACTTACAAG GCAATGTGCAGGGACAGCCGGGTTGTTCCTGGGGCTGCAGCAACCGAAATAGAGTTggcaagaaaactaaaagagTTTTCTTTTAAAGAGATAGG ATTGGATCAGTATGCTATAGCCAAATTTGCTGAAAGTTTCGAAATGGTACCTAAAACTCTGGCTGAGAATGCTGGGCTCAACGCAATGGAGATTATTTCTACCCTATATGCTGAGCATGCAGCTGGAAACACCAAAGTTGGAAttggcttggaggaaggtgtcTGTAATGATGCTACAGCTATGAATATTTGGGACCTCTATGTCACCAA GTTCTTTGCTCTTAAATATGCTGCGGATGCTGCCTGCACAGTTCTTCGGGTAGACCAG ATTATAATGTCAAAACCAGCAGGTGGCCCAAAGAGAGATCCAGCTGCAGGGATGGATGAGGATTAG
- the LOC122667134 gene encoding pentatricopeptide repeat-containing protein At2g15980 produces the protein MAILKGHRCLPVSPYRQFSINFSLSFHSLPSSSPSDQNPPNETLISSVVSILREQRSKSRWNFIKSLYPDGFSPTEVSQIIIHIRNNPRLALQFFLWSEKSLCTHDLLSYSTIIHVLARARLKSLAQSLIQTAIRLSEINNFDDPDISSKPPKIFETLVKTYRSCDSAPFVFDLLIRACLQSRKIDRATAIVWLLRSRGIYPTISTCNLLIRSVSQLKGCDAGFAFYKEIFGFDDEIRSKLRVTVRPNVQTFNTLMLSFYQDGRMEKVEELWVEMVKFNCSPNVFSYSALMAAFCDEGKITEALKLWEEMRKKQVEPDVTAYNTLICGFCKNGQMERAEQFFRDMTLSEIEATCLTYEHLIKGYCEIGDIDSTVLLYKDMCRKDFRPEASTIDKVVRVICGRGRVNEGLGFLRDVMKRQDFFPSITSYELLIRALCKEGKMEEALQLQLEMVGKGFQPNSEIYGCFIEGYREQGNEEKARDLMKEMLDIGL, from the coding sequence ATGGCGATATTGAAAGGACATCGCTGTCTACCAGTCTCTCCATACAGACAATTCTCCATCAATTTCTCATTATCTTTCCATTCCTTGCCATCATCATCCCCATCAGATCAAAACCCTCCTAACGAAACCTTAATTTCATCTGTTGTTTCGATTCTTAGAGAACAGCGCTCAAAGAGCCGATGGAACTTCATCAAATCCCTCTATCCTGATGGCTTCTCACCAACAGAGGTTTCTCAAATTATCATCCATATCAGAAACAATCCTCGTCTTGCCCTCCAGTTCTTTCTTTGGTCAGAGAAGTCTCTTTGCACTCATGACCTACTCTCTTATTCCACTATCATTCATGTACTTGCTAGAGCTCGCCTCAAATCCTTAGCACAATCCTTAATCCAGACTGCCATTCGATTATCTGAAATCAACAACTTTGATGACccagacatttcatcaaagcCTCCTAAGATCTTTGAGACCCTTGTGAAGACATACAGGTCTTGTGATTCggctccttttgtttttgatttGCTGATCAGGGCATGCTTGCAGTCGAGGAAGATTGATCGAGCAACTGCGATTGTTTGGCTGCTACGTTCCCGTGGGATTTATCCTACAATCAGCACCTGTAATTTGTTGATACGGTCAGTTTCCCAATTAAAAGGATGTGATGCTGGCTTTGCATTTTACAAGGAGATATTTGGGTTTGATGATGAGATTAGGAGTAAATTAAGGGTTACAGTTCGTCCAAATGTGCAGACTTTCAATACGCTAATGCTTTCCTTTTATCAAGATGGGAGGATGGAGAAGGTAGAAGAGTTATGGGTTGAAATGGTCAAGTTCAATTGTTCCCCAAATGTCTTTTCTTATAGTGCTTTAATGGCGGCTTTTTGTGATGAAGGCAAGATAACTGAAGCTCTCAAATTATGGGAAGAAATGCGAAAAAAACAGGTTGAGCCTGATGTTACTGCTTATAACACACTTATTTGTGGTTTCTGCAAGAATGGTCAAATGGAAAGGGCAGAACAATTTTTCCGAGATATGACATTGAGTGAAATTGAAGCAACTTGTCTAACTTATGAGCATCTGATTAAAGGATACTGTGAAATTGGGGATATCGATTCTACAGTCCTTTTATATAAGGATATGTGTAGGAAAGATTTCAGGCCAGAGGCTTCCACAATCGATAAAGTGGTACGAGTGATATGTGGTAGAGGTAGGGTCAATGAAGGTTTGGGTTTTCTAAGGGATGTCATGAAAAGGCAAGATTTTTTTCCAAGTATAACGAGCTATGAGCTTCTAATAAGAGCCTTATGTAAGGAAGGTAAAATGGAAGAAGCATTGCAACTTCAATTAGAGATGGTGGGGAAAGGTTTTCAACCAAATTCGGAGATCTATGGATGTTTCATCGAGGGGTACAGGGAACAGGGTAACGAGGAAAAAGCAAGAGATTTGATGAAGGAGATGCTTGACATTGGACTGTAG